ATGGTTCCTGCCTCCGGTGGATGTTCGTTTTGCCGAGGGTCGCGCCCGCCGAGGCGCCTCCACAAAGAGACTACGACCCCGGGCGGCCGCCGGTTTCGTCCGGGCCGGTAGGATCGGGAAACCCGCGGGCGCGGCGCAGACTCCTCCAGAACGGTTTATACAAAAAGCTGTCGGCGCCGATGGCGCAGAGTCGCTCGAACATCAGACGGGTGACGGTGAAGGCGAGGATCTCCGGCGGCAGATGGGCGCGCATGGCGATGTCCGTGGCGCCCACCACGGCCCGCGCCGCGTCCGGATCGCCGAGAAGGACGCCGATCTCCATGCATCCCGAGCCGAAGGGGACCGCCGCCGGCTCCGGATCGCCGGGCCGGTGATGGTACTGCGCGCCGAGAAGAAGCAAGGAGAGGCGGTCGGGGTCGACGAAGAAGGTGATCGTCCGTAGATGGTCCCACGCCTCCGGGCGGAGCGGTCCGAAAAGAAGATGCGGGTGCTCCGCGCGGTAGGGGACGCGGTGGTCGAGCCAGGCTTGCATCAGACCGTGCGACTCCTTCAGTCCCTCGCCGTCCACGAGGAAGCGGACGAATTCGTCGCGGGATCGTCCCTCCCTCCCGAAGAGCCAGTAACCCGCTCCGCCGCAACCGAAGCGGTCCGCGGTGAGATGGAGCGTTCGGCCGGCGATCCAGTCCTCGTAGGCGGCGAAAAGACACTCCCCCTTGCGGGGTTTCTTGAGGGGTTCGAAGGGGGCGGGATCGGGGGCGTCGTAGAACCCGACGAGGGGGGTTTCGATTCCGGCGACGGCGAGCAGACGGGAAGGATCGGGCGGCATGGTCACATCCTCCGGACGTCCCCGGGCCGGGCGTCCGGATCCGAGTGTGGTCCCCGCCGATGAGCCCGGTCAAGGCGGAAAGAAGGGGCGTCAGCGCGGAGAAGGGGGCGGGGCCGCGCAGGCGGCGCCGCGGCCGTGGTGCGAAACGAGCAGGGCGAGCAGCTTCGCCCGCGCCTCCGGGCCGAGGCCGAGACGCTCCGCCTCCCCCTCGAACCGTTCCGGTCCGCCGTATCCCCCGAGGTACCCGTTCAGCCGCGCCGCGGCCGTGGAGGCCGCGAACTCCTCCTCCCCCGGATAGGCGGCGCGCATCTCCTCCATCAGAAAGCCGGCCTGCCGAAGGAGGTATTTCTGATGATACGCCTCGGCGGGCCAAAAGGAACCGGCCGTTTCGATTTTGGTGTAAACCTTCCGGCCGAGACGTTCCTCGTTCCGGGTGAGGCTCTCCCGCGCGAGGCGCTCCTGTTCGGCGCCGTGGGTGAAGATCGCGGAACGGTACTGGGCGGACCAGGGCCGGGCCGTCGGGTCGTGCTCCTCCCAGAATACGCGAAGAAGATCCTCATAGCCGACCCGCGCCGGGTCGTATTCGACGCGAATCGTCTCGGCGTGATCGCCGAGAGAATGATAGGTGGGGTTTTCCTTCCGGCCCCCGGCGTAGCCGACGGTGGTCCGAAGGACACCTTCCAAGCTCCCGAACCGGGAGTCGGGTCCCCAGAATCAGCCGAGGGCGAAGTCGGCGACCCGCGTCTCCGCCGGGCGCTCCCCGTCGATGGGCGGCGCGGGGCGGCTCGGCGCGGCGTTTGGCTTTCTCGACATGGCCGTTCCTTCTCTCGGAGCGGCGGCGGCGAGCACGATCATCGTGGCGAGCACCGCCGCGGCGCGCATGGTTCGCATGGCGTTCCCCTTTCTCCGGGGCTTTCCTTCTTGGAAGATAATGCGCCCCGCCCCGCCGCGCGAGCCGCCCGTCCGCGGGATCAGAGCGTGCGGGGAAGAGGGATGGGGGAGCGGGCCCGGCGCGCGGCGCGCACCGCGTCGACCGTGTAGAGGGCGAGGGCGACCCAGACGGCGGCGAAGCCGATGAAACGAACCCGCTCGAACGGTTCGCCGTAGACGAGAACGCCGAGGAGAAACTGCAGCGTGGGAGCGATGTAATGGAGAACGCCGATGGTGACGAGCCGGACCCGGCGCGCGGCGTGGGCGAACCAGAGAAGGGGGAGGGCGGTGACGGTCCCGGAAAGGGCGAGTAGTATGTCGATCCGCGCCCCGGCGTGGCCGAAGGCGCCCGCGCCGGTCCGCTCCAGGAAGAGCAGATAGGCGAGTGCGGGCATGAAGATGAGCGCCGCCT
The sequence above is a segment of the Candidatus Eisenbacteria bacterium genome. Coding sequences within it:
- a CDS encoding DUF169 domain-containing protein; the encoded protein is MPPDPSRLLAVAGIETPLVGFYDAPDPAPFEPLKKPRKGECLFAAYEDWIAGRTLHLTADRFGCGGAGYWLFGREGRSRDEFVRFLVDGEGLKESHGLMQAWLDHRVPYRAEHPHLLFGPLRPEAWDHLRTITFFVDPDRLSLLLLGAQYHHRPGDPEPAAVPFGSGCMEIGVLLGDPDAARAVVGATDIAMRAHLPPEILAFTVTRLMFERLCAIGADSFLYKPFWRSLRRARGFPDPTGPDETGGRPGS
- a CDS encoding peptide-methionine (S)-S-oxide reductase gives rise to the protein MEGVLRTTVGYAGGRKENPTYHSLGDHAETIRVEYDPARVGYEDLLRVFWEEHDPTARPWSAQYRSAIFTHGAEQERLARESLTRNEERLGRKVYTKIETAGSFWPAEAYHQKYLLRQAGFLMEEMRAAYPGEEEFAASTAAARLNGYLGGYGGPERFEGEAERLGLGPEARAKLLALLVSHHGRGAACAAPPPSPR